Part of the Sporosarcina sp. FSL K6-2383 genome is shown below.
ATCCTTAACGGTAATATCCTTAAATTCTTTTTCACCCGAAAGCTCCATAAAAGAATCCATAATTAATTTGCGGGTTCGTTGAACTCGAGGATCAGTCTTTGGTTGAGTCATGCCAATCTCCTCCTACTTTTCAAACAGATTCTTCAATGTGTTGGATAAACGACATTTTCGCTGAACTATTGGTGTTGGTACTTGTAATTATGGTCTACAATTCAATTGTAAGCAAATACTTAACTTTCAAAGAAATGAGGAGACATAAATTGAACAATAATAATATGATGTGTGATTTAGAAACAGGTGTATGTGGAGTAGCAGGGGAAGAGGAAATGGAAATCATTGATTTTAACCAACCAGAAAAAAATATTAATCTTTATTATGTGACGGACCCTATTTGTTCTCATTGCTGGGCAATTGAACCGACATTCCGTCGCTTTACAGAGCAATATGGTCACCATTTCAACATGCACACGGTTATGGGTGGGTTACTGGAAAAATGGCATGATGGACCCATCGATCCTGCTAATGGAATTCATAAACCAGCCGACGTTGCGGGTCACTGGAGGGAAGTTGGAGAGCACTCAAGAATGCCAATTGACGGTAGCTTAATGATTGATAATCCAGTTCAATCCTCTTACCCAGCCTCTCGTGTATTTAAAGTGATCCAAAAAAATCATAATGATGCAATTGCATTTGACTATTTGCGTCGTGCGAGAGAAGAACTTTTTGCATTTAATAAAAATATTTCAGATGAATCCGTTCTGATTGATATCGTCAATAAAATGGGTCTTGATGGGGAAGCGATTGTTAAAGAAGCTGAACAACCAATTGGACAACAATTATTGAATGAAGATTTTGCTCTAGTTAGAAATTTAGGTGCCAGAGGTTTTCCTACAATTATTATGATGAATGAGGAAAATAAGGGTGTAAAAATTGTTGGCGGACGTCCGTTTGAATACTATGTTGACGGATTAAAACAAGTGCTGGGCAAGGAAGATCTTCAACCAAAACAACAACCATCTCTTTCTAGCTTGCTTGAAAAAGAAAAATTACTATTTTCTAAGGAAATTGAAGTCATGTATGATGTTGAGCAATCAGATATTCACTCTTTTATCGAAAAAGAGCTTACAACAGATAGCTATCAAACAAAGGAAATTCTAGGGGAATCCTACTTTACAACTACTAAATAATTGGAGGGAAATGACGATGGCATACGTACTACAAGTAGATTTTAAAATGAATGGGCCATTCGGAGATGAAATGGCCGAGGCGTTTACTGATTTAGCAAAAAGCATCAATGAAGAAGAGGGCTTCATGTGGAAAATTTGGACGGAAAGCCCTGAAACAAATGAAGCCGGTGGAATTTATATTTTCGAAACAAAAGAAACAGCCGAAAAGTATTTAGATATGCACACGAAAAGATTAGCTGGCTTCGGAGTTACAGACGTCAACGCCAAAATATTTGCCATCAATTCTAAACTGACTGAGATTACCAAAGGACCGATAAAATAATCTTAAGAATGGGCTGTCTAGGGAATCAGTTTCACTGACTTGCTGGACAACCCCTATTCAAAAAACAGCACGGTTATTTTAAATAGAAGTTATTCAATTTAAGAAAGCGACCAAAAGCGTCTATATATAGAGCGGCCTAATATTTAATTAGGTCATTTTTTATTTAATCAACAGCCGTGTTGTTTTTTTATGGATAGTTTAGAAGGGAGATATTATGTACAATACTAGATAGATAAGCAAGTAGTGAGGTGAATAGTATGGCAAGGGAACGGAAATTTACAGATGCGGAGTTGTTTGCTGCTACTAAAGTGATATTCATTAGAGATGGCTATGATTCATTTACCTTTAGTAAATTGTCGACTGTTTTAAACGTATCTAGAGGAAGTATCTATAAGTATTATGAAAATAAAGATGAACTAATAGCGGAATTTCTTATGTTCGAGATGAACCATTTTCTAAATGAGTTTAATACACTTGATAAAGAGGCGGATTTTCAAACTCAATTTCAAGTGCTAATTGATTTTATTTTTGAGTATAATAATAGCAATCATATTTTAGATATTATTAAACAAATTCAGGTCAATTCAACAAGGACGATAGAAGATGCTACGCAATCTAGACTAAGTGAGTACTATGTTGATATGTATAAGCAATTCCAAGGATTTGTCGATGTAGGGAGAAAAGAAAAAGTGATTAAAAGTCATTTGCCGACAGCGATTTTATTAGGAATGATCTTTCAAACGATTGCAATACCCAATCATTTTGGTATTCCAAAAGAGGAATGGATTGCCTCCATAAAAGAAATATTATGTCACGGTATGTTCATAAATGAGTAATTGACACAAGTGTCACCTTTAATGTTTAATGGTAATATTATAAATGTGACACTTGTGTCACTAACCTTGTTTATTGGAGAGTGAAATCATGAAGATGGTCATACGCCACGTCACAGATTTTGT
Proteins encoded:
- a CDS encoding DsbA family protein gives rise to the protein MNNNNMMCDLETGVCGVAGEEEMEIIDFNQPEKNINLYYVTDPICSHCWAIEPTFRRFTEQYGHHFNMHTVMGGLLEKWHDGPIDPANGIHKPADVAGHWREVGEHSRMPIDGSLMIDNPVQSSYPASRVFKVIQKNHNDAIAFDYLRRAREELFAFNKNISDESVLIDIVNKMGLDGEAIVKEAEQPIGQQLLNEDFALVRNLGARGFPTIIMMNEENKGVKIVGGRPFEYYVDGLKQVLGKEDLQPKQQPSLSSLLEKEKLLFSKEIEVMYDVEQSDIHSFIEKELTTDSYQTKEILGESYFTTTK
- a CDS encoding monooxygenase; the encoded protein is MAYVLQVDFKMNGPFGDEMAEAFTDLAKSINEEEGFMWKIWTESPETNEAGGIYIFETKETAEKYLDMHTKRLAGFGVTDVNAKIFAINSKLTEITKGPIK
- a CDS encoding TetR/AcrR family transcriptional regulator yields the protein MARERKFTDAELFAATKVIFIRDGYDSFTFSKLSTVLNVSRGSIYKYYENKDELIAEFLMFEMNHFLNEFNTLDKEADFQTQFQVLIDFIFEYNNSNHILDIIKQIQVNSTRTIEDATQSRLSEYYVDMYKQFQGFVDVGRKEKVIKSHLPTAILLGMIFQTIAIPNHFGIPKEEWIASIKEILCHGMFINE